One segment of Candidatus Limnocylindrales bacterium DNA contains the following:
- the xseA gene encoding exodeoxyribonuclease VII large subunit — protein sequence MLADVEGEAPLSVGELLHLVSGSFERDFSHLLVTGELGAINRAASGHLYFTLSDSSACIDCVMWRGDTFRLAFQPRQGDEVLVRGRMGVFARSGRMQLYATAMKPVGAGAAQKAFELLRARLAAEGLFAAERKRALPFLPSVIGLVTSRTGAAVHDVIVTLRRRCPGVRVILSSSVVQGGDAPRSIVAALARLAECELCEVIIVGRGGGAAEDLAAFNDEAVVRAVAAFPVPVVSAVGHEVDVSLCDLVADLRAATPTAAAEAVVPVRAELLSAVETAAHRLRSAMQRRLAELRLGVDATGGRLRHPAARIAELRQQADRFAAHLERALRTRATDAARRLARLSASLDALSPLAVLERGYSLAADANGHLVRDASELSAGDTIELRFHRGRAGARILWQQPAPATGQTPAAQTVQETARQTAQPADDAPAPDKRRDDRREN from the coding sequence ATGCTCGCCGACGTCGAGGGTGAGGCCCCGCTTTCGGTCGGCGAGCTTCTTCATCTGGTCTCCGGTTCCTTCGAACGCGACTTCTCGCACCTTCTCGTCACCGGTGAGCTCGGCGCGATCAACCGCGCGGCGAGCGGTCATCTGTACTTCACTCTTTCCGACAGCTCGGCGTGCATCGACTGCGTGATGTGGCGCGGCGACACGTTCCGCCTCGCATTCCAGCCGCGCCAGGGCGACGAAGTTCTCGTGCGCGGTCGCATGGGCGTATTCGCGCGCAGCGGCCGCATGCAGCTGTACGCGACCGCGATGAAGCCGGTCGGTGCGGGCGCCGCGCAGAAGGCGTTCGAGCTGCTGCGCGCGCGTCTGGCCGCCGAAGGGCTGTTTGCGGCCGAGCGCAAGCGCGCGCTTCCGTTCCTGCCGTCGGTCATCGGCCTCGTCACGTCGCGCACCGGCGCAGCGGTTCACGACGTGATCGTCACGCTGCGGCGGCGATGTCCCGGCGTGCGCGTCATTCTGTCGTCGTCGGTGGTGCAGGGCGGCGATGCGCCGCGCAGCATCGTCGCCGCACTCGCCAGGCTTGCCGAATGCGAGCTCTGCGAGGTCATCATTGTCGGGCGCGGCGGCGGCGCCGCCGAGGATCTCGCCGCGTTCAACGACGAGGCCGTCGTGCGCGCGGTCGCGGCGTTTCCGGTTCCGGTTGTCTCCGCGGTCGGCCACGAAGTGGACGTCTCGCTGTGCGATCTGGTCGCCGACCTGCGCGCGGCGACACCGACCGCGGCGGCCGAAGCCGTGGTGCCCGTGCGCGCCGAGCTGCTGTCGGCGGTGGAGACGGCGGCGCATCGCCTGCGCTCGGCGATGCAGCGCCGCCTTGCCGAGCTTCGCCTCGGCGTCGATGCGACCGGCGGCCGCCTGCGGCATCCGGCCGCGCGCATTGCCGAGCTCAGGCAGCAGGCCGACCGCTTTGCAGCGCATCTCGAGCGGGCGCTTCGCACGCGAGCCACCGATGCCGCGCGCCGCCTTGCCCGGCTTTCCGCGTCACTCGATGCACTGAGTCCGCTTGCGGTGCTCGAGCGCGGCTATAGCCTCGCTGCCGACGCGAACGGACACCTCGTGCGGGACGCATCCGAGCTCAGCGCCGGAGATACCATCGAGCTGCGCTTTCATCGCGGCCGGGCCGGCGCGCGAATCCTGTGGCAACAGCCGGCGCCGGCGACAGGTCAGACGCCGGCGGCGCAGACTGTTCAAGAGACCGCCAGGCAAACTGCGCAGCCGGCGGACGACGCGCCGGCGCCGGACAAACGGCGCGACGACAGAAGGGAGAATTGA
- a CDS encoding peptidoglycan DD-metalloendopeptidase family protein — protein sequence MSYLFRKILPVAALLALVALPAHGEDSRIERAKKIRDQILAKRAVPAEVDRQNSRQHLEEDAREDPFADALEAARKRLAGIDAELEANRRKSEGLSAPREKLAAREVELTAMAARLEEQSRRRAEAIYRSARLGSQAAGWGAGEASSARLSRYLAAIAGAEQQNLAKIEVERGSIVASLDRIRADEATVVAERRALEADRGEAEAAARRATEDTEVRPDAEVAAIAARERDEAPAEEEDAGDNEEADNAPADATAADVESLEARARADSAGSAPLRNGGTLASENRALSEAAALMRLEEARAKLAARSRDEHIAQDKAGAAAGSKTPGAQAPEDFSWPGTGHASAPAASVTSSANVAAPAAPLPTNPAQPAANPTSPAVNLASPAATPATPAAKTAPPAVKPAAPATAPQAAPTETASAAKSPTDAKPSEAKSAPADASQKTPPPAAVAAVPAPASTEGDKPAAAPAAGEPTAAETSAAPSAPADASAPAKPRGFLSRLFSGAGDRESDKFAASRGALAPPVAGKVVANYGQQHKSGATYRGVVLRAAHNAPIRAVADGKVSFVGDVPGMGKTVIVSHGNRYHTVYARLGSVDVKEGEKVTSGTEVGALPDNDADMQFELRDQGTAVDPLPWLRGAAPGIAR from the coding sequence ATGTCATATCTGTTTCGAAAAATCCTGCCGGTCGCCGCGCTTCTGGCCCTCGTCGCGCTGCCGGCGCACGGCGAAGACTCCCGCATCGAGCGTGCGAAGAAGATCCGAGACCAGATTCTTGCCAAACGCGCGGTTCCCGCCGAGGTCGACCGTCAGAATTCGCGGCAGCACCTCGAGGAGGATGCGCGCGAGGATCCTTTCGCGGATGCGCTCGAAGCGGCACGCAAGCGGCTCGCCGGCATCGACGCCGAGCTCGAAGCCAATCGGCGCAAGAGCGAAGGCCTTTCCGCGCCGCGCGAGAAGCTGGCTGCACGAGAAGTCGAGCTCACCGCGATGGCCGCCAGGCTGGAAGAGCAGAGCAGGCGCCGCGCGGAAGCGATCTATCGCAGCGCGCGGCTCGGTTCCCAGGCAGCGGGATGGGGAGCCGGCGAAGCTTCGAGCGCGCGGCTGTCGCGCTACCTTGCTGCCATCGCCGGCGCCGAGCAGCAGAACCTCGCAAAGATCGAAGTCGAGCGCGGCAGCATCGTTGCGTCGCTCGACCGTATCCGCGCAGACGAAGCGACCGTTGTTGCCGAGCGCCGCGCACTCGAAGCCGACCGCGGCGAGGCCGAAGCGGCCGCCCGGCGCGCGACCGAGGACACCGAGGTCCGGCCCGACGCGGAGGTCGCGGCCATCGCAGCACGCGAGCGCGACGAGGCTCCGGCGGAAGAAGAAGACGCAGGCGACAACGAAGAAGCCGACAACGCACCAGCCGACGCGACGGCGGCCGATGTCGAGAGTCTCGAGGCCCGCGCGCGTGCGGACAGCGCCGGCTCTGCTCCGCTTCGCAACGGCGGCACGCTCGCTTCGGAGAACCGCGCGTTGAGCGAAGCGGCCGCGCTGATGCGGCTCGAAGAAGCCAGGGCGAAGCTCGCCGCCAGAAGTCGCGACGAGCATATCGCGCAGGACAAGGCCGGCGCGGCGGCGGGATCGAAGACGCCGGGCGCGCAGGCGCCGGAAGATTTCAGCTGGCCGGGCACCGGGCACGCGAGCGCGCCGGCCGCCTCCGTGACGTCGTCTGCGAACGTGGCCGCACCGGCGGCGCCGCTTCCGACGAATCCGGCACAGCCTGCTGCGAATCCGACATCGCCTGCTGTGAATCTGGCATCGCCCGCTGCGACTCCGGCAACGCCCGCTGCGAAAACGGCACCGCCTGCCGTGAAACCGGCTGCTCCGGCAACTGCGCCGCAAGCCGCGCCAACGGAAACCGCCTCGGCGGCAAAGTCACCAACAGATGCGAAGCCATCGGAAGCGAAGTCGGCGCCGGCCGATGCTTCGCAGAAAACGCCGCCGCCGGCTGCAGTGGCCGCGGTGCCCGCTCCCGCATCGACCGAAGGTGACAAGCCTGCTGCGGCGCCCGCCGCCGGTGAGCCGACCGCCGCTGAAACGTCCGCCGCGCCTTCTGCACCGGCCGACGCTTCCGCGCCGGCAAAGCCGCGCGGTTTTCTCTCGCGACTGTTCAGCGGCGCCGGCGATCGCGAGTCGGACAAGTTCGCAGCCTCGCGCGGTGCGCTTGCGCCGCCGGTCGCCGGCAAGGTCGTCGCCAACTACGGCCAGCAGCACAAGAGCGGCGCGACTTATCGCGGAGTCGTGCTGCGCGCCGCCCACAACGCGCCGATCCGCGCCGTTGCCGACGGCAAGGTTTCCTTCGTCGGCGATGTGCCGGGCATGGGAAAGACCGTGATCGTCAGCCACGGCAACCGATATCACACGGTTTATGCGCGCCTTGGCTCCGTCGACGTGAAAGAGGGCGAGAAGGTCACGAGCGGAACCGAAGTCGGCGCGCTGCCCGACAACGACGCCGACATGCAGTTCGAGCTGCGCGATCAGGGTACCGCTGTCGATCCGCTGCCGTGGCTTCGAGGCGCAGCGCCGGGAATTGCCCGGTAG
- a CDS encoding M23 family metallopeptidase, producing MRKWIVMAASVLALALLVPRSNAADDVAGVDGKPLPYYVAMDPPIVYPGAIIRLQVRPPAGANGGSVFIAGRRYFGQIEDGLFVAYFAVDIDTLPGPYELYYDVGSRHGMRVVTVRARRMDEEGRGERTISKEDLKVEELVRSHPRLVSLWNRTTLERYWNGAFQTPSNGRMTATFAMRKTSETSLGLPHTGVDLAAQGDVVASNVGTVALVAEGAGSRMVVIDHGFGLYTYYSGLGEVLVSEGQWIRRGTHIGRMTGGTLHFGARLAGAQVDPVSLPGITLKVPELTGEKRAPKEEKDKTSDYDY from the coding sequence ATGCGAAAGTGGATCGTGATGGCGGCTTCGGTGCTGGCGCTCGCGCTGCTCGTCCCCCGCTCGAATGCAGCCGACGATGTAGCAGGCGTCGACGGAAAGCCGCTGCCGTATTACGTCGCGATGGATCCGCCGATCGTCTATCCCGGTGCGATCATCCGGCTGCAGGTTCGGCCGCCGGCTGGTGCCAACGGCGGCAGCGTCTTCATTGCCGGTCGCCGCTACTTCGGCCAGATCGAGGACGGCTTGTTCGTTGCGTACTTCGCGGTCGACATCGATACGCTGCCCGGGCCGTACGAGCTGTACTACGACGTCGGCTCGCGCCACGGCATGCGCGTCGTCACCGTTCGTGCCCGGCGCATGGACGAGGAAGGCCGCGGCGAGCGCACGATTTCGAAGGAAGATCTCAAGGTCGAGGAGCTCGTACGCTCGCACCCGCGCCTGGTCTCGCTGTGGAATCGCACGACGCTCGAACGCTACTGGAACGGTGCGTTCCAGACCCCGTCGAACGGACGCATGACCGCCACGTTTGCGATGCGCAAGACGAGCGAGACGTCGCTCGGCCTGCCGCATACCGGAGTCGACCTCGCGGCGCAGGGAGACGTCGTCGCGTCCAACGTCGGAACCGTCGCGCTCGTTGCCGAAGGAGCAGGATCGCGAATGGTCGTCATCGACCACGGCTTCGGTCTGTACACCTACTATTCCGGGCTCGGCGAAGTGCTGGTCAGCGAAGGTCAGTGGATTCGCCGCGGCACGCACATCGGTCGCATGACCGGAGGGACGCTGCATTTCGGTGCGAGGCTTGCCGGTGCACAGGTCGATCCGGTTAGTCTTCCCGGCATCACGCTCAAAGTCCCCGAGCTCACCGGCGAGAAGCGCGCCCCGAAAGAAGAAAAAGACAAGACGAGCGACTACGACTACTGA
- the xseB gene encoding exodeoxyribonuclease VII small subunit produces the protein MANDTKGEDNPDFERTMSELEETVRRLEAGELPLEESLAAFEKGIALVRALHTRLDAVQTRIDELTQGADGSTSATPFAASGKRGAAGSGDEDDEVID, from the coding sequence ATGGCCAACGACACCAAGGGCGAAGACAATCCGGACTTCGAGCGCACGATGAGCGAGCTCGAAGAAACCGTTCGCCGGCTCGAGGCCGGCGAGCTTCCGCTCGAAGAGTCGCTGGCCGCATTCGAAAAAGGAATCGCGCTCGTGCGCGCGCTTCACACGAGGCTCGACGCCGTGCAGACGCGCATCGACGAGCTCACGCAGGGAGCCGACGGCTCGACTTCGGCGACGCCGTTTGCCGCTTCCGGAAAACGCGGCGCAGCGGGTTCGGGCGACGAGGACGACGAGGTCATCGACTGA
- a CDS encoding ATP-binding cassette domain-containing protein, with amino-acid sequence MIRVHGLSKSWGGRQALSGVSFRVGDGEFTCLTGPSGSGKTTLFRILVGELTPDAGSIVVNGRNMCRLDAAGIAELRREIGLIFEEPRLIEGLSVLDNVALAAQVHGRSRIDARRMAEEALERVALEDAAGCFARDLCAGEKQRVSLARAIVNQPVLILADEPTLGLDPDQALYVLKVLTECASDGASVLMATHDMEALSVVRGRILVIHRGRIDEESELDESAVHG; translated from the coding sequence ATGATCCGCGTCCACGGGCTTTCCAAGAGCTGGGGTGGCCGCCAGGCGCTCTCGGGCGTGAGCTTCCGCGTCGGCGACGGCGAGTTCACGTGCCTGACCGGGCCGAGCGGCTCGGGCAAGACCACACTGTTTCGTATCCTCGTCGGCGAGCTCACGCCCGACGCCGGAAGCATCGTCGTCAACGGACGCAACATGTGCCGTCTCGACGCCGCCGGCATCGCCGAGCTGCGGCGCGAGATCGGCCTCATCTTCGAAGAGCCTCGCCTGATCGAAGGGCTGTCGGTGCTCGACAACGTGGCGCTCGCGGCGCAGGTCCACGGCCGCAGCCGCATCGATGCGCGCCGCATGGCCGAAGAGGCGCTCGAGAGGGTCGCGCTCGAGGATGCCGCCGGCTGCTTCGCACGCGACCTGTGCGCCGGCGAAAAGCAGCGGGTCAGTCTGGCACGCGCGATCGTCAATCAGCCGGTGCTGATCCTGGCCGACGAGCCCACGCTCGGCCTCGATCCCGACCAGGCCCTGTACGTGCTCAAGGTCCTGACCGAATGCGCCAGCGACGGCGCGAGCGTGCTGATGGCGACGCACGACATGGAAGCGCTCTCGGTCGTGCGCGGCCGCATCCTCGTGATCCATCGCGGCCGCATCGACGAGGAATCCGAGCTCGACGAATCCGCCGTGCACGGCTAG
- a CDS encoding TlpA disulfide reductase family protein has translation MTRGTGLRFAAIGIALMAPLMMAALVATGCKPAAAPSTGELAPEFVLPSIGGQTRKLSNYRGKVVLVNLWATWCPPCIEELPVLSRIASDYADRGLVVLGIAGDEDTQLVRDFLARSPVKFEVLLDTRGVIGTQYGITGYPETFFVDRQGRLRNKIIGPVPHQGAEPGSELIRTIDELLGG, from the coding sequence ATGACTCGAGGCACCGGCCTGCGCTTCGCCGCAATCGGCATTGCGCTGATGGCCCCTCTGATGATGGCCGCTCTCGTGGCGACCGGCTGCAAGCCCGCTGCGGCTCCGTCGACCGGCGAGCTCGCTCCGGAGTTCGTGCTGCCGTCGATCGGCGGCCAGACGCGCAAGCTTTCCAACTACCGCGGCAAGGTCGTGCTCGTGAACCTGTGGGCCACCTGGTGCCCGCCGTGCATCGAGGAGCTTCCGGTGCTCAGCCGGATCGCATCCGACTATGCCGATCGCGGACTCGTCGTGCTCGGCATCGCCGGCGACGAAGATACGCAGCTGGTGCGTGACTTTCTCGCAAGATCGCCCGTGAAATTCGAAGTTCTTCTCGACACACGCGGTGTGATCGGTACGCAGTATGGTATAACCGGATATCCGGAAACGTTTTTCGTCGATCGGCAGGGTCGCCTGCGAAACAAAATCATCGGACCGGTGCCGCACCAGGGTGCAGAGCCGGGCAGCGAGCTGATTCGCACCATAGATGAGCTTCTCGGCGGGTGA
- a CDS encoding prolipoprotein diacylglyceryl transferase: MYPVLLHFGPITIYSFGVLMALGFYFGSLVSVKEFERRGGNGDALWSLLVWVFLAGLASSRVLSIFNNPQAFLDAPLTEVFAGSGFVWYGGFLGGALAAWLLGRHRGMSFLTLADCCAPGLAIGQALGRIGCHVAGDGDWGSVTTLPWGFAYTNGIAPWDHEPGVLVHPTPLYEATAYTLVFLFLWRWRHKNPPLGSMFAVYLIGNGFFRFLVEFIRVEPRIAFGLTQAQLIGISMAVAGAIWLISLRGGAPAPRVTGKSAADPLAASGPASAARLPAAAASKGTRA; the protein is encoded by the coding sequence GTGTATCCCGTCCTGCTGCATTTCGGCCCGATCACGATCTACAGCTTCGGCGTGCTGATGGCCCTCGGGTTCTACTTCGGCTCGCTCGTGTCGGTAAAGGAATTCGAACGTCGCGGCGGCAATGGCGACGCGCTCTGGAGCCTGCTCGTGTGGGTGTTCCTGGCCGGCCTTGCGAGCTCGCGCGTGCTGTCGATCTTCAACAATCCGCAGGCGTTTCTCGATGCGCCGCTGACCGAAGTCTTCGCCGGCTCGGGCTTCGTCTGGTACGGCGGATTCCTCGGCGGCGCGCTCGCCGCGTGGCTGCTCGGCCGCCATCGCGGCATGAGCTTCCTTACTCTCGCCGACTGCTGCGCGCCGGGGCTTGCGATCGGACAGGCGCTCGGCCGCATCGGCTGCCACGTTGCCGGCGACGGCGACTGGGGAAGCGTGACGACGCTTCCGTGGGGGTTCGCGTACACCAACGGCATTGCGCCGTGGGATCACGAGCCGGGAGTGCTCGTGCATCCCACTCCTCTGTACGAAGCGACCGCCTACACGCTCGTGTTCCTGTTCCTGTGGCGCTGGCGCCACAAAAACCCGCCGCTCGGATCGATGTTTGCCGTCTACCTCATCGGTAACGGCTTCTTCCGATTCCTGGTCGAGTTCATCCGCGTCGAGCCGCGCATCGCGTTCGGCCTCACGCAGGCGCAGCTGATCGGCATCTCGATGGCAGTCGCCGGTGCGATCTGGCTGATCAGTCTGCGGGGAGGCGCGCCCGCTCCGCGGGTCACGGGAAAATCAGCCGCCGATCCGCTCGCCGCGTCCGGACCGGCGTCAGCCGCCCGGCTGCCGGCTGCGGCGGCGTCCAAGGGCACGCGGGCATGA
- a CDS encoding permease-like cell division protein FtsX, whose protein sequence is MEYYFRRALDGIKASPVASGVALASIAASVLFAGSVLLVTSNAYRAVARWAASGIDVSVYLKPDAGEADIVATKTRIQETPEVVDLRFISQEEAWQFLSQNMDHSAELLAGLSPQLLPASLEIRLDRTLTDAAVSALIEAWRTLPGVSDIQSSRASVVTGTTAADIVRWVAWALGALTLATSLLIVLTAFQLAAYTRRDEMNVLRLVGAVGRGYWGPVVLAGIFEGVVASVGAIAVLLLVFEAVAIPIRSSLPSFADRVAFLGMSQCATLVLWGAVLGGAGSAVGMRRVSEWR, encoded by the coding sequence TTGGAATACTACTTCCGGCGCGCACTCGACGGCATCAAGGCTTCGCCCGTCGCATCCGGAGTCGCGCTGGCCAGCATCGCGGCGAGCGTGCTGTTTGCCGGCTCGGTGCTGCTCGTGACGTCGAACGCCTACCGGGCGGTCGCGCGCTGGGCGGCGTCGGGCATCGACGTATCGGTCTATCTCAAGCCGGATGCCGGCGAGGCCGACATCGTCGCCACCAAAACGCGCATCCAGGAAACTCCCGAGGTCGTTGACCTTCGATTCATAAGTCAGGAAGAGGCCTGGCAGTTTCTGTCGCAGAACATGGATCATTCGGCCGAGCTTCTGGCCGGGCTCTCGCCGCAGCTGCTGCCTGCGTCGCTCGAGATCCGGCTCGACCGCACGCTGACCGACGCGGCCGTATCCGCCCTGATCGAAGCGTGGCGCACGCTGCCGGGAGTCTCCGACATCCAGTCGAGCCGCGCATCGGTCGTAACCGGAACGACCGCCGCCGACATCGTGCGCTGGGTCGCATGGGCGCTCGGTGCGCTTACGCTCGCGACGTCGCTTCTGATCGTGCTGACCGCATTCCAGCTTGCCGCCTACACGCGCCGCGACGAGATGAACGTGCTCCGCCTGGTCGGAGCCGTCGGGCGCGGCTACTGGGGCCCGGTCGTGCTGGCCGGAATTTTCGAAGGCGTGGTCGCATCGGTCGGCGCGATCGCAGTGCTGCTGCTCGTCTTCGAAGCGGTGGCCATTCCGATTCGCTCGAGCCTGCCGTCGTTCGCCGATCGCGTGGCCTTTCTCGGGATGAGCCAGTGCGCGACGCTCGTGCTGTGGGGGGCAGTCCTCGGCGGCGCGGGCAGCGCCGTCGGCATGCGGCGGGTTTCCGAGTGGCGCTGA
- a CDS encoding molybdenum cofactor guanylyltransferase, with protein MRDGLITGRRIDGLLVAGGRSRRFGSDKRRVSLAGRTLAERSLALLRATVDGEVFVAGYGAFDHPVRATFVADADAGAGPLGGLVGALLHARFGVLVMPCDAPLVRADTLRAVAKLGRTSGRAIVVRSHRGLEPLVAFYPRRVLPFLAAGLREGNRALHRLVVRIGALEIGAPDPREMHNVNRPQDLERVASRIG; from the coding sequence ATGCGCGACGGCCTGATCACCGGCCGTAGAATCGACGGGCTGCTCGTCGCAGGCGGACGTTCGCGGCGCTTCGGTTCCGACAAGCGGCGCGTATCGCTGGCCGGGCGAACGCTCGCCGAGCGCAGCCTTGCTCTTCTTCGTGCTACCGTCGACGGCGAGGTCTTCGTCGCAGGCTACGGCGCATTCGATCATCCGGTGCGGGCAACGTTCGTTGCCGACGCGGATGCCGGCGCCGGACCGCTCGGCGGCCTGGTCGGCGCGCTCCTTCATGCACGCTTCGGAGTGCTCGTCATGCCGTGCGATGCACCGCTCGTGCGCGCCGACACGCTTCGCGCGGTCGCAAAGCTGGGCCGAACCAGCGGCCGGGCCATCGTCGTGCGCAGCCATCGCGGGCTCGAGCCGCTGGTCGCATTCTATCCGCGCCGGGTTTTGCCGTTCCTTGCCGCTGGGCTAAGGGAAGGAAACCGGGCGCTTCACCGGCTCGTCGTTCGCATCGGTGCGCTCGAGATCGGCGCGCCGGATCCGCGCGAGATGCACAACGTCAACCGCCCGCAGGATCTTGAACGCGTTGCCTCCCGGATCGGCTGA
- a CDS encoding S41 family peptidase, with the protein MALAGTLGSVLTAGVLRAASGSKDTYEELETFASILAIVQRHYVDEVSSHDLVEGAVKGMVSSLDPHSSYLTPEGYKELQIETHGEFGGLGIELTVRDSLLTIVTPIDGTPAWRAGIKPGDQIIKIGDDMTMDMPLQAAVDKMRGKPGSKVKLSLKRKGVNDLVDVELTREVIHIKSVRGARLVDGKWAYVRLTGFQDGSSDELVEALDKLDREKGKGGVDGIILDLRYNPGGLLTQAVSISDLFLDAGLIVRVNGRMESQTTSYFAKADGTRRMVPMIVMVNEGSASASEIVAGAMQDHRRALIVGIKSFGKGSVQTILPLGDDTALRLTTARYYTPSGRSIHEHGIDPDVVVEAAKFDPDAKEDVLRSRDDFDLKNDVQLRKAVELMGTWKGDVQKIGGVAGFTLPPKEATIASADKKDAAATAGGADSAAKTHPSPH; encoded by the coding sequence TTGGCCCTTGCCGGCACGCTCGGCAGCGTACTGACGGCCGGCGTCCTGCGAGCCGCATCCGGCTCCAAGGACACCTACGAAGAGCTCGAGACCTTCGCGAGCATCCTCGCGATCGTCCAGCGGCACTACGTCGATGAAGTCTCCAGCCATGATCTGGTCGAGGGTGCCGTCAAAGGCATGGTCTCCTCGCTCGACCCCCACAGCTCGTACCTGACTCCCGAGGGATACAAGGAGCTGCAGATCGAGACGCACGGCGAGTTCGGCGGGCTCGGCATCGAGCTGACCGTGCGCGACAGCCTGCTCACCATCGTGACGCCGATCGACGGTACGCCCGCGTGGCGCGCCGGCATCAAGCCCGGCGACCAGATCATCAAGATCGGCGACGACATGACGATGGACATGCCGCTGCAGGCCGCCGTCGACAAGATGCGCGGCAAGCCCGGCAGCAAGGTCAAGCTGAGCCTCAAGCGCAAAGGCGTCAACGATCTTGTCGACGTCGAGCTGACGCGCGAAGTCATCCACATTAAGAGCGTGCGCGGCGCGCGCCTCGTCGACGGCAAATGGGCGTACGTGCGCCTGACCGGATTCCAGGACGGCTCGAGCGACGAGCTCGTCGAAGCGCTCGACAAGCTCGACAGGGAAAAAGGCAAGGGCGGCGTCGACGGCATCATCCTCGACCTGCGCTACAATCCCGGCGGACTGCTCACGCAGGCGGTATCGATCTCCGACCTGTTCCTCGACGCGGGCCTGATCGTGCGCGTCAACGGCCGCATGGAGTCGCAGACCACCAGCTACTTCGCCAAGGCCGACGGAACCCGCCGCATGGTGCCGATGATCGTCATGGTCAACGAAGGCTCGGCAAGCGCGTCCGAGATCGTTGCCGGTGCGATGCAGGATCATCGCCGCGCGCTCATCGTCGGCATCAAGAGCTTCGGAAAAGGCTCGGTGCAGACGATCCTTCCGCTCGGCGACGACACGGCTCTGCGGCTTACGACCGCGCGCTATTACACGCCGTCCGGCCGCTCGATCCACGAGCACGGAATCGATCCCGACGTGGTGGTCGAAGCCGCCAAGTTCGATCCGGATGCCAAGGAAGACGTGCTGCGCTCGCGTGACGACTTCGACCTGAAGAACGACGTCCAGCTGCGCAAGGCCGTAGAGCTGATGGGAACGTGGAAGGGCGACGTGCAGAAGATCGGCGGCGTCGCCGGCTTCACGCTGCCGCCGAAGGAAGCCACCATCGCGAGCGCCGACAAGAAAGACGCGGCCGCAACCGCCGGCGGCGCCGACTCTGCTGCAAAGACGCATCCGTCACCGCACTGA
- a CDS encoding FAD-dependent oxidoreductase encodes MSDALDASSSTIAVVGASLAGLRACEALREEGFSGRIVLIGAERHLPYDRPPLSKEILQGKWEPEKIVLRRDGLGDLDLDFRASTKATSLDAAAKVVTLDDGEKVSFDGLVIATGARVRRLEMAEGFEGVHYLRSLDDAMKLRGALENAALRGAPRVAIIGAGFIGCEVAASCRQRGLDVTVIEPLAAPMVRALGRHLGGLAAMLHRDNGVDMRCATTLAAIEGDGRVERIRLGDGRTIAVDVLVIGVGVVAETTWLESSGLALEDGVLCDERCSAAPGIVAAGDVARWKSIRRAGFQVRVEHWLHAGAQGRAAALRLLRGADGVEPYDPVPFVWTDQFGVKIQMAGHPSPDDELRLVDGEFDEYRFVALFARAGMLTGVVGMRRPAVVARYQALLEQGATIEQALA; translated from the coding sequence GTGAGTGACGCGCTCGACGCCTCGAGCTCGACGATCGCCGTCGTCGGTGCATCGCTCGCCGGCCTGAGGGCCTGCGAAGCGCTTCGCGAAGAAGGTTTCTCCGGCCGGATCGTGCTCATCGGCGCCGAGCGGCACCTGCCGTACGACCGGCCTCCTCTGTCGAAAGAGATCCTTCAGGGAAAATGGGAACCGGAAAAGATCGTGCTCCGCCGCGACGGCCTCGGCGATCTCGATCTCGACTTCCGCGCGTCGACGAAGGCGACGAGTCTCGATGCGGCTGCGAAAGTCGTGACGCTCGACGACGGCGAAAAGGTTTCATTCGACGGGCTCGTGATCGCAACCGGCGCGCGCGTGCGGCGCCTCGAGATGGCCGAAGGCTTCGAGGGCGTCCACTACCTGCGCTCGCTCGACGACGCGATGAAGCTGCGCGGTGCGCTCGAGAATGCCGCGCTTCGCGGCGCGCCGCGCGTGGCGATCATCGGCGCCGGTTTCATCGGATGCGAAGTGGCCGCGTCGTGCCGCCAGCGCGGGCTCGACGTCACGGTGATCGAACCGCTCGCGGCGCCGATGGTGCGCGCGCTCGGCCGCCATCTCGGCGGCCTGGCCGCGATGCTCCATCGCGATAACGGCGTCGACATGCGCTGCGCGACGACGCTCGCGGCGATCGAAGGCGACGGCCGCGTCGAGCGCATCCGCCTCGGAGACGGCCGCACGATTGCCGTCGACGTTCTCGTGATCGGAGTCGGCGTGGTCGCCGAGACCACGTGGCTCGAATCGTCGGGACTCGCGCTCGAAGACGGCGTGCTGTGCGACGAACGCTGTTCGGCGGCGCCCGGCATCGTGGCCGCCGGCGACGTCGCGCGCTGGAAGAGCATCCGCCGCGCCGGCTTCCAGGTGCGCGTCGAGCACTGGCTTCATGCGGGAGCGCAGGGACGTGCGGCGGCGCTTCGCCTGCTGCGCGGCGCCGACGGCGTCGAGCCGTACGATCCGGTTCCGTTCGTGTGGACCGACCAGTTCGGCGTCAAGATCCAGATGGCGGGCCATCCGTCGCCCGACGACGAGCTTCGCCTCGTCGACGGCGAGTTCGACGAGTACCGTTTCGTCGCACTGTTCGCGAGAGCGGGAATGCTGACCGGCGTCGTCGGCATGCGCCGCCCGGCCGTCGTCGCGCGCTACCAGGCACTGCTCGAACAAGGCGCCACCATCGAACAGGCGCTCGCGTAG